A window of the Gemmatimonadota bacterium genome harbors these coding sequences:
- a CDS encoding protocatechuate 3,4-dioxygenase yields MSVNRRRFLYQSAALGAAVFVTPGVFAEQLMLTPRQTEGPYYPNKMPLDVDNDLVIINDAITPAVGEITHLTGRVLDVNANPVKDAIVEIWQVDSNGVYIHTGAPRQNRRDANFQGFGRFETGSTGEYRFRTIKPVRYGGSRTAHIHFAINKNGHRLLTSQMYVKDNPDNEWDSIFRNTGRASHDLLSVPFKPLPGSEIGELTANFDVVIGEAPEDRENDRGRRGRRRGWW; encoded by the coding sequence ATGTCTGTTAATCGCCGACGTTTTCTGTATCAGTCCGCTGCACTGGGTGCTGCGGTTTTTGTGACGCCAGGGGTTTTTGCCGAGCAACTGATGCTTACGCCCCGGCAAACCGAGGGGCCATATTATCCGAATAAGATGCCGCTGGATGTCGATAATGATCTCGTGATAATCAACGATGCGATTACGCCCGCAGTGGGAGAGATTACGCATTTGACCGGGCGCGTTCTGGACGTGAATGCCAATCCCGTAAAGGATGCCATAGTGGAGATCTGGCAGGTTGATAGCAATGGGGTTTATATTCATACCGGGGCTCCGCGGCAGAATAGGCGAGACGCGAATTTTCAGGGTTTTGGGCGTTTTGAGACGGGATCTACGGGTGAATACCGCTTTCGGACGATTAAGCCCGTGCGGTACGGGGGGTCGCGAACCGCTCATATCCATTTTGCGATTAATAAAAATGGGCACCGGCTTTTGACGTCGCAGATGTACGTGAAAGACAATCCGGACAATGAATGGGATTCTATTTTCAGGAATACGGGTCGCGCGTCTCACGATTTGCTGTCCGTGCCGTTTAAGCCATTGCCCGGGTCTGAGATTGGCGAATTGACGGCAAATTTTGATGTTGTGATTGGCGAGGCGCCCGAAGACCGGGAAAATGATCGCGGACGACGAGGTCGGCGGCGCGGGTGGTGGTAA
- a CDS encoding TolC family protein encodes MSAIRAMIGLCLMGISILPVGADELDLDALIQEAVENNPNLSVLRARLAAFEAKIPQAGALEDPSFRFEVSNLPLSDFNLSSTPMSGNQFVLSQKFSLPGKQRARERSAEFASDSVAWLLRDRELAIANAVKQPFFDLAYVIRAIAIMEKNRVLLQDLIRIARTKYAVGKGLQQDVLKAQVSLSALDTELIALRAKKQLAEARLNLVLNRSPQSPLDAPPDTIGLSGVPLTVDVLQAQADEGHPSLKAMDQSILMWQAEVEVARRNLWPDMTVSLGYRQRVFAANDPVKGSDFISVGIGIPLPVFGGRKQRQQIAGARANLREVEAQKAAERQRIHYEIQRLIIEVRQHRESAELFRTAMLPQAEQSLASALSGYQVDKVDFLTLLNNQMTLLNFEITHYRHVIEHEKRVADLAAAVGR; translated from the coding sequence GTGTCTGCTATCCGAGCCATGATCGGACTATGCCTCATGGGTATATCTATTTTGCCTGTGGGGGCAGATGAACTGGATCTGGATGCGCTGATCCAGGAGGCTGTGGAAAATAATCCCAATTTATCGGTTTTGCGAGCGCGATTGGCTGCTTTTGAAGCGAAAATTCCGCAGGCGGGCGCGCTGGAAGATCCGTCTTTTCGCTTTGAGGTGAGCAATTTACCATTGAGCGATTTCAATTTGAGCAGTACGCCGATGAGTGGGAATCAATTTGTGCTTAGCCAGAAGTTTTCTCTACCGGGAAAACAGCGGGCGCGCGAGCGATCAGCAGAGTTTGCTTCAGATTCTGTTGCATGGCTGTTGCGCGACCGAGAACTGGCTATTGCCAATGCGGTCAAGCAGCCTTTTTTTGATCTGGCTTATGTTATTCGTGCTATTGCAATTATGGAAAAGAATCGGGTGTTGTTGCAAGATCTGATTCGCATTGCTCGCACGAAATACGCCGTTGGAAAGGGGTTGCAACAGGATGTATTGAAAGCTCAGGTTTCGCTGTCAGCGCTGGATACAGAGTTGATTGCGCTTCGGGCTAAAAAACAATTGGCAGAGGCGCGTTTGAATCTGGTGTTGAATCGGTCTCCGCAAAGCCCTCTGGACGCGCCGCCAGATACTATTGGTCTTTCGGGTGTGCCGTTAACGGTTGATGTCTTGCAGGCGCAGGCCGATGAGGGACATCCATCCCTGAAGGCTATGGATCAATCGATTTTGATGTGGCAAGCAGAGGTTGAGGTTGCAAGAAGAAATCTCTGGCCGGATATGACGGTGAGTTTAGGTTATCGCCAGCGCGTGTTTGCGGCCAATGATCCGGTGAAAGGAAGCGATTTTATATCTGTTGGTATAGGCATTCCATTGCCCGTGTTTGGCGGGCGCAAGCAACGCCAGCAGATTGCAGGAGCGCGGGCTAATCTGCGAGAGGTTGAAGCTCAAAAGGCCGCTGAACGCCAGCGGATTCACTATGAGATTCAGCGTCTAATTATTGAGGTCAGGCAACACCGGGAAAGTGCCGAGTTGTTTCGCACTGCGATGTTGCCTCAAGCAGAGCAGTCGCTGGCGTCGGCATTGTCGGGGTATCAGGTGGATAAGGTGGATTTTTTGACGCTGTTGAACAATCAGATGACGCTGTTGAATTTTGAGATCACACATTATCGACATGTGATTGAGCATGAAAAACGGGTGGCAGATCTGGCGGCGGCGGTGGGGCGTTAG
- a CDS encoding efflux RND transporter periplasmic adaptor subunit: protein MKYLLPILALIVGFVGGVWISGDTHTEQDQALETYICPMHPTVVSDKPGSCPICGMDLVVKEVDGGHGHEMHADHETHICPMHPTVVSDKPGSCPICGMDLVVKETDASSVQNGSVQIDPVTIQNIGVKTMVVEKQPLKRTVRAVGRVDYDETRIMDVNSKIAGWVEQLYVDYTGQWVKKGQPLLALYSPELVAAQEEYLTALDYAERMRGGVDRDVAQSADDLLAAARQRLLYWDISVGQIAELEKTRRVGRTMPILAPRSGIVTHKDVLEGAYIGSGQHLYRIADLSVVWIFADVYEYEMPWISKGQRAEVSLSYLPGEQFEGKVDYIFPFMNEKTRTVQVRMVFDNADGALKPDMYADVVIRSEVGREGVVIPAQAVIHSGTRRVVVMAQGDGRFEPREIHIGVETEDGYEVMHGLNPGEQIVTSAQFLIDSESNLKAALAGMLGDPVKHGGHSGHGGH, encoded by the coding sequence ATGAAATATCTCCTTCCAATTTTAGCATTGATTGTGGGATTTGTTGGTGGGGTCTGGATTTCGGGAGATACGCATACAGAGCAGGATCAGGCGTTGGAAACATATATTTGTCCGATGCATCCGACGGTGGTGTCGGATAAGCCCGGATCTTGTCCTATCTGTGGTATGGATCTGGTGGTGAAGGAGGTGGATGGTGGGCACGGCCATGAGATGCATGCGGATCACGAAACACATATTTGTCCGATGCATCCGACGGTGGTGTCGGATAAGCCGGGTAGTTGTCCCATTTGCGGTATGGATCTGGTGGTGAAGGAGACTGATGCGTCGTCTGTGCAAAACGGAAGTGTGCAGATTGATCCTGTGACGATTCAGAATATTGGTGTGAAGACGATGGTGGTGGAAAAGCAGCCTTTGAAGCGCACGGTGCGCGCGGTGGGCCGGGTGGATTATGACGAGACGCGGATTATGGATGTGAATAGCAAGATCGCCGGGTGGGTTGAGCAGTTGTATGTGGATTATACTGGTCAGTGGGTGAAAAAGGGGCAGCCTTTGCTGGCGCTTTACAGCCCTGAACTGGTCGCGGCGCAGGAGGAGTATTTGACGGCTCTGGATTATGCGGAGAGAATGCGCGGGGGTGTGGATCGAGATGTGGCGCAAAGTGCCGACGATTTGCTCGCTGCTGCGAGGCAAAGGTTGTTGTACTGGGATATTTCGGTGGGTCAGATTGCGGAGTTGGAAAAGACGCGACGGGTTGGGCGAACAATGCCCATTCTGGCTCCTCGTTCGGGGATTGTGACGCACAAAGATGTGCTGGAGGGTGCGTATATCGGATCTGGTCAACATTTGTATCGCATTGCGGATCTGTCGGTGGTGTGGATTTTCGCAGATGTGTACGAATACGAGATGCCGTGGATTTCCAAAGGGCAGCGCGCAGAGGTGTCGCTGTCTTATTTGCCGGGCGAGCAATTTGAAGGCAAAGTGGATTATATTTTCCCGTTTATGAATGAAAAGACGCGCACGGTGCAGGTGCGGATGGTTTTTGACAATGCAGATGGTGCGCTTAAACCGGATATGTATGCCGATGTGGTGATTCGATCCGAGGTAGGGCGTGAGGGCGTTGTGATACCCGCTCAGGCGGTGATTCATTCGGGGACGCGCAGGGTTGTTGTGATGGCTCAGGGTGACGGCAGGTTTGAACCGCGCGAGATTCACATCGGGGTCGAGACTGAGGATGGCTATGAGGTCATGCACGGGCTAAATCCGGGGGAGCAGATTGTGACTTCGGCGCAATTTTTGATCGATTCAGAGAGCAATTTAAAGGCTGCACTGGCGGGGATGCTTGGAGATCCTGTGAAACATGGTGGACATAGTGGACATGGTGGACATTGA
- a CDS encoding efflux RND transporter permease subunit: MLNRIIEASVENRFLVVIATLMVIGWGVYAMLNTPLDAIPDLSDVQVIVFSEYPGQAPQVVEDQVTYPLTTAMLSVPYAKTVRGYSFFGISYVYVIFEDGTDMYWARSRVLEYLNSASDRLPQGVTPKLGPDATGVGWVYQYTVLDTTGRYDLSELRSIQDWYLRYELSSVQGVSEVASVGGFVKQYQVVVDPNRLLAYNIPLQKVRTAIQRSNSDVGGRLVELAETEFMVRGLGYIRSVADIEQIALGVDEHGTPIRVKDVATVQVGPELRRGLAEWNGEGEVVGGIVVMRYGENALKVIDRVKEKMESLKPGLPEGVVVVANYDRSALILRAVDHLQKKLIEEIAIVAVVCIVFLLHFRSAFVAVFTLPMGILIAFAAMYHQGVNSNIMSLGGIAIAIGAMVDAAIVMIENAHKHIERDGGTKSHSEMIIAASKEVGPALFFSLLIITLSFLPVFTLEAQEGRLFKPLAYTKTYAMAAAAFLAITVVPVLMTFFVRGKIRSEAENPISRVLIYLYRPVIDWVLRHRVLTVVLGGLVLFVTVFPFRDIVVSRFSDRPQSLTYKALVKLDALFPVEKIGSEFMPPLYEGDLLYMPTTLPGVSITRARALLQQTDKIIRTFPEVEHVFGKIGRAETATDPAPLSMIETTIMLKPESEWREGMTPQKLIRELNQAVKFPGLTNAWTMPIKTRIDMLSTGIKTPVGIKVVGDDLETLQVLGEKIETVIRDLPGTLSVFAERAAGGNYLDFEINRQAAARYGLTVGDVQDVIMSALGGMNITHTVEGLERYPVNLRYGRELRDNLPALRRVLVPTPMGAQIPIGQLADLRIRKGPPGIKSENARLNAWVYVDIEGVDVGTYVARAQQAVLEQVQMPPGYTAIWSGQYEYMLRAEKKLKVVVPVTLAIIFLLLYLNFRNVAETAIVMLSLPFALVGGIWLMYILDYDMSIAVGVGFIALAGLAAETGVVMLIYLDQAYESIRRENGDVLTLADLNQAVMSGAVERVRPKLMTVFSTMMGLLPIMWSTGTGSEAMKRIAAPMVGGMVSSTILTLLVIPAIYALWKERRVSADDADRRR; this comes from the coding sequence ATGCTAAATCGAATTATTGAAGCGAGTGTCGAGAATCGGTTCCTGGTGGTGATCGCTACTTTGATGGTGATTGGATGGGGGGTGTACGCGATGCTGAATACGCCACTGGATGCGATTCCCGATTTGTCGGATGTGCAGGTGATCGTGTTTAGCGAATATCCGGGTCAGGCGCCGCAGGTGGTGGAGGATCAGGTGACGTATCCGCTGACGACGGCGATGTTGTCCGTGCCTTATGCAAAGACGGTGCGGGGATATTCGTTTTTTGGCATTTCTTATGTGTATGTGATTTTTGAGGATGGTACGGATATGTACTGGGCGCGCAGTCGGGTGTTGGAGTATCTCAATTCCGCGTCTGATAGATTGCCGCAGGGGGTGACGCCAAAGCTGGGGCCAGATGCGACGGGTGTGGGCTGGGTTTATCAATATACGGTGCTGGATACGACCGGGAGATATGATCTTTCGGAGTTGCGGTCGATTCAGGATTGGTATTTGCGGTATGAGTTGAGCAGTGTGCAGGGCGTGTCGGAAGTGGCGTCTGTGGGTGGGTTTGTGAAGCAGTATCAGGTGGTTGTGGATCCCAATCGCTTGCTGGCATACAATATTCCTTTGCAGAAGGTTCGGACGGCGATTCAGCGCAGCAATAGCGATGTGGGAGGGCGATTGGTCGAACTGGCAGAGACGGAGTTTATGGTGCGCGGATTGGGGTATATCCGTTCTGTGGCGGATATCGAGCAGATTGCCCTGGGCGTGGATGAACACGGTACGCCGATTCGAGTAAAAGATGTTGCGACTGTGCAGGTGGGGCCAGAGCTTAGAAGGGGATTGGCGGAGTGGAATGGCGAGGGGGAGGTCGTGGGGGGTATTGTGGTGATGCGGTATGGGGAAAATGCGCTCAAAGTTATTGATCGGGTGAAAGAGAAGATGGAGTCGCTAAAACCCGGTCTTCCGGAGGGCGTGGTGGTGGTCGCCAATTACGATCGCTCGGCACTTATTCTGCGCGCGGTTGATCATTTGCAAAAAAAGCTGATTGAAGAGATCGCGATAGTGGCAGTGGTGTGTATTGTTTTTTTGCTCCATTTTCGCAGTGCTTTTGTAGCTGTTTTCACATTGCCGATGGGGATTTTAATTGCGTTTGCCGCGATGTATCACCAGGGTGTCAATTCGAATATTATGTCTCTGGGAGGCATTGCGATTGCCATTGGGGCGATGGTGGATGCCGCTATTGTGATGATTGAAAATGCACACAAGCATATCGAACGCGATGGTGGGACAAAGTCGCACAGTGAAATGATTATTGCCGCTTCGAAAGAGGTGGGGCCTGCGCTGTTCTTTTCGCTGTTGATTATTACGCTGTCGTTTTTGCCGGTTTTTACACTGGAGGCGCAGGAGGGACGGTTGTTTAAGCCGCTCGCATATACCAAAACTTATGCTATGGCGGCGGCGGCATTTTTGGCGATTACGGTTGTGCCGGTGCTGATGACTTTTTTTGTGCGCGGCAAAATTCGGTCCGAAGCAGAGAATCCCATCAGTCGCGTGTTGATTTATCTGTACCGGCCCGTGATTGATTGGGTGTTGCGACATCGGGTGCTGACTGTGGTACTGGGCGGGTTGGTGTTGTTTGTGACTGTGTTTCCTTTTCGAGATATTGTGGTGTCGCGTTTTTCAGACCGACCGCAGAGTTTGACTTATAAGGCATTGGTGAAGTTGGACGCGCTATTTCCTGTGGAAAAAATTGGATCGGAATTTATGCCGCCTCTGTACGAGGGCGATCTGTTGTATATGCCCACGACATTGCCGGGGGTATCGATTACGCGGGCGCGGGCATTGTTGCAACAGACCGATAAAATTATTCGCACTTTTCCCGAAGTTGAACACGTATTTGGCAAAATTGGTCGGGCGGAGACGGCGACAGATCCGGCGCCGCTGTCGATGATTGAGACGACGATTATGCTCAAGCCCGAGTCCGAGTGGCGAGAAGGCATGACGCCTCAAAAATTAATTCGAGAATTGAATCAGGCAGTGAAATTTCCGGGATTGACCAATGCGTGGACTATGCCGATTAAGACGCGCATCGATATGCTTTCAACGGGTATTAAGACGCCTGTGGGTATTAAGGTGGTGGGGGATGATCTGGAGACATTGCAGGTGTTGGGCGAGAAGATCGAGACGGTGATACGCGATTTGCCGGGTACGCTGAGTGTGTTTGCCGAGCGCGCTGCGGGTGGCAATTATCTGGATTTTGAGATCAATAGGCAGGCTGCTGCGCGTTATGGGCTGACGGTTGGAGATGTGCAGGATGTTATTATGTCGGCATTGGGCGGGATGAATATCACGCATACTGTGGAGGGTTTGGAGCGCTATCCGGTGAATTTGCGTTATGGTCGGGAGTTGCGCGACAATTTGCCCGCGCTTCGGCGCGTGCTGGTGCCCACGCCAATGGGGGCGCAGATTCCCATTGGACAGTTGGCAGATCTGCGCATTCGGAAGGGTCCTCCGGGTATTAAGAGCGAGAATGCGCGGTTAAATGCGTGGGTCTACGTCGATATTGAAGGCGTGGATGTGGGGACTTATGTCGCGCGGGCGCAACAGGCGGTGTTGGAGCAGGTGCAGATGCCACCTGGTTATACTGCGATCTGGAGTGGTCAGTATGAATATATGTTGCGGGCAGAGAAAAAGCTGAAGGTTGTGGTGCCCGTGACGCTGGCGATCATTTTTTTGCTGTTGTATCTGAATTTTAGAAATGTGGCTGAGACTGCGATTGTGATGCTTTCTCTGCCCTTTGCTCTGGTCGGTGGGATATGGTTGATGTATATTTTGGATTACGATATGAGTATTGCCGTGGGTGTTGGGTTCATCGCGCTGGCGGGATTGGCTGCCGAGACAGGGGTGGTGATGCTGATTTATCTGGATCAGGCTTATGAGAGTATTAGACGTGAGAATGGCGATGTTTTGACGCTGGCGGACTTAAACCAGGCGGTGATGTCCGGTGCTGTGGAGCGGGTGCGGCCCAAGTTGATGACAGTGTTTTCAACGATGATGGGTCTGTTGCCGATTATGTGGTCAACAGGCACGGGGTCCGAGGCGATGAAGCGCATTGCAGCACCTATGGTGGGGGGGATGGTGTCATCGACGATTTTGACGTTGCTGGTGATTCCGGCGATTTATGCGTTGTGGAAAGAGAGAAGGGTATCCGCAGATGACGCAGATAGACGCAGATGA
- a CDS encoding heavy-metal-associated domain-containing protein: MKSRIFALLVIGATAIGMAGWVGCSSKSEATTVEVKLSTMQCAMCSNTIEKALKEVDGVQSVVVNLDTKTAKVTFDAKVTDVPALEQAVVKTGYAANDKKADADAYAKLPSCCQVSDQ, from the coding sequence ATGAAGTCTCGTATTTTTGCATTATTGGTCATTGGCGCGACAGCTATAGGCATGGCGGGATGGGTCGGCTGTTCGTCAAAGTCGGAGGCGACAACTGTCGAGGTGAAGTTGTCAACGATGCAGTGCGCTATGTGTTCGAATACCATTGAGAAAGCACTGAAAGAGGTCGATGGTGTTCAGAGCGTGGTAGTTAATCTGGATACGAAAACAGCGAAGGTGACGTTTGATGCTAAGGTGACCGATGTTCCCGCTCTGGAGCAGGCCGTTGTCAAGACGGGTTATGCGGCTAATGACAAAAAGGCCGATGCCGATGCGTATGCCAAGTTGCCCAGTTGCTGCCAAGTTTCTGATCAATAA
- a CDS encoding phytanoyl-CoA dioxygenase family protein, which produces MALAMTEQQERDFDEKGFVILEDFFTQDEVNRLLLAIDEVAERVREAEGLGPDDPFAVRNALSQHEAFLDLIDHPRMLPLVVDAIGWNIQIRTTHLDYRPPYPEGLKAGDVGVGKGEDQEVGYRNVAWHPDLASDMLFLGPSLDGRLPFMEIKVFYVLYDMTESNCGNLWLVPGSHKRKPEELREMGREVNPEEAVELKLRAGSAVLWRTAVWHCVGPNLSRKTRKIMHVGYNYRWLRPTDYIEQDAALIERSSPIRRQLLGALASGKDPLGPEPDFHPSSQYWLTKNWDDVPLRAWAQR; this is translated from the coding sequence ATGGCTCTTGCGATGACAGAGCAGCAAGAGAGAGATTTTGATGAGAAGGGATTTGTTATTCTCGAGGATTTTTTTACTCAGGACGAGGTGAATCGGCTTTTGCTGGCTATTGATGAGGTGGCAGAGCGGGTTCGAGAGGCCGAGGGCCTGGGTCCTGATGATCCTTTTGCCGTGCGCAATGCCCTGTCGCAACACGAGGCGTTTCTCGATTTGATTGATCATCCGCGCATGTTGCCTCTGGTGGTGGATGCGATTGGCTGGAATATTCAGATCCGAACCACGCATCTGGATTATCGACCGCCGTATCCCGAGGGTTTGAAAGCAGGCGATGTTGGCGTTGGCAAGGGCGAAGATCAGGAGGTGGGGTACCGCAATGTGGCCTGGCATCCCGATTTGGCAAGCGATATGCTATTTCTGGGACCTTCGCTGGATGGGCGTCTCCCATTTATGGAGATCAAGGTTTTTTACGTGCTTTACGATATGACCGAATCCAATTGTGGCAATTTGTGGTTGGTGCCGGGTAGTCACAAGCGCAAGCCCGAAGAGTTGCGGGAAATGGGGCGCGAGGTCAATCCAGAAGAGGCGGTCGAGCTCAAGTTGCGGGCTGGTTCTGCGGTGTTGTGGCGAACCGCTGTTTGGCACTGCGTGGGTCCCAATTTGTCGAGGAAAACGCGAAAGATTATGCATGTGGGGTATAATTATCGGTGGCTTCGTCCAACTGATTATATCGAGCAGGATGCCGCGCTCATCGAGCGGAGTTCGCCCATTCGGCGCCAGTTGTTGGGCGCGCTGGCATCGGGGAAAGACCCGCTTGGTCCAGAACCAGATTTTCACCCTTCGTCACAATACTGGCTGACAAAAAATTGGGATGATGTTCCGTTGCGAGCCTGGGCACAGAGGTGA
- a CDS encoding response regulator transcription factor — translation MANILLLADEAYGARLKSDLEYIGHQVEHVILRGRSNLPPIPANGIDLTIIDPESSLDRLAQTIAHLQQQRSANDGSLLVITDEMTALNLDFSLGISDFVIKPYSLREFEARLRLALWNDDQPPDDHTLKIDDLVINMARYEVRVKGSVVELTLKEYELLKHLVTHEARVFTRSDLLDSIWGYDYYGGMRTVDVHIRRLRSKLGESGKAITTVRGVGYKFDPS, via the coding sequence ATGGCAAATATTCTTCTTCTCGCAGACGAAGCCTACGGCGCGCGTCTCAAATCAGACCTCGAATACATCGGGCATCAGGTCGAACATGTGATCCTGAGGGGACGGAGCAATTTGCCTCCCATACCTGCCAACGGCATTGATTTAACCATCATTGATCCCGAATCCTCCCTCGATCGCCTCGCACAGACCATTGCGCACCTGCAACAACAGCGCTCTGCCAACGACGGTTCCCTGCTCGTCATCACCGATGAAATGACCGCACTCAACCTCGATTTTTCACTCGGCATTTCAGATTTTGTCATCAAGCCCTATAGCCTGCGCGAGTTCGAAGCCCGCCTGCGCCTGGCTCTTTGGAACGACGACCAGCCCCCCGACGATCACACCCTCAAAATAGACGACCTCGTCATCAATATGGCGCGCTACGAAGTGCGCGTCAAGGGCAGTGTTGTCGAACTCACACTCAAAGAATACGAACTACTCAAACATCTGGTCACACACGAAGCCCGCGTATTTACCCGATCGGACCTGCTCGACAGCATCTGGGGCTATGACTATTACGGCGGCATGCGCACCGTTGACGTCCACATTCGCCGCCTGCGCTCCAAACTCGGCGAATCGGGCAAAGCCATTACCACAGTACGCGGTGTCGGCTACAAATTTGATCCCTCCTGA
- the ggt gene encoding gamma-glutamyltransferase — protein sequence MSSPHAIAHPAFRPSVMGRNGVVTSGHHLASQAGIQVMMAGGNAIDAAIATAAALGVVEPQSSGAGGDGFILIYSAKTGTVSAINATGAAPTGATREFYLKRGGIPMKGILSVSIPGLVDGWLVAHEHFGTRSLEEIFAPAIAFCEDGFPLSHKLANSLRGETKRFASDPYTRAVFTNDGQPLSAGDIVYQKDLGKTLRKIAAEGRDAYRTGEIARALVAFSQSRGGLFTEADLKNHCARIGDPIAVTYKDYTVYETPPNSSGHILLQELNIVENFDLRALGCNTAESIHLMVEAKKLAFADREKYVADPDWINVPIEGLLSKDYAKERAACIDLERAAIHVPPGIPESVEDTTCFCVADGEGNAVCQLQSIQSGWGSSLIAGDTGILLNNRMTYWHLEKDHPNCLMPGKRVRHTMNPVIVAKDGKPVLICGTPGADTQVQTNLQLVTHILEFGMTPQEAVEAPRWRSLQNPMESTVPHTCEDVLQLESRFPTIECEALARKGHDLRYLSNWGGPGNAQAIQFNSETGTLMGGSDPRRDGYAIAF from the coding sequence ATGTCTTCTCCTCATGCAATTGCTCATCCCGCTTTCAGGCCGTCCGTTATGGGTAGGAACGGCGTGGTCACATCGGGACACCATCTCGCTTCTCAAGCAGGTATTCAGGTTATGATGGCGGGGGGCAATGCCATTGATGCCGCCATTGCCACGGCCGCTGCGCTCGGCGTGGTTGAACCGCAATCTTCAGGCGCAGGGGGGGATGGTTTTATTTTAATTTACTCGGCTAAGACGGGGACCGTATCTGCGATCAATGCCACTGGCGCAGCCCCAACGGGTGCGACCCGAGAATTTTATCTCAAACGCGGTGGTATCCCGATGAAAGGTATTTTGAGTGTTTCTATTCCCGGTCTGGTAGATGGCTGGCTCGTTGCTCACGAGCACTTTGGCACGCGCTCGCTCGAAGAGATTTTTGCGCCGGCAATCGCCTTTTGTGAAGACGGTTTTCCGCTCAGTCACAAATTGGCGAATAGCTTGCGGGGGGAGACAAAACGCTTTGCTTCCGATCCATATACACGGGCGGTTTTTACAAATGATGGTCAGCCTCTCAGTGCCGGGGATATTGTCTATCAGAAAGACCTGGGTAAGACCTTGCGAAAAATCGCCGCAGAGGGCCGCGACGCCTATCGCACGGGTGAAATAGCCCGGGCACTTGTTGCATTCAGCCAGTCGCGAGGTGGGTTGTTTACCGAAGCTGATTTGAAAAACCATTGCGCCCGTATTGGGGATCCCATTGCTGTGACTTACAAAGATTATACGGTGTATGAAACGCCTCCCAATTCGAGTGGGCATATTTTACTTCAAGAACTCAATATTGTCGAAAATTTTGACCTTCGAGCACTGGGATGCAATACTGCCGAGAGTATCCACCTTATGGTCGAAGCCAAAAAACTCGCTTTTGCAGACCGCGAAAAATACGTGGCTGATCCAGATTGGATCAATGTGCCGATTGAAGGACTTCTCTCGAAAGATTATGCAAAAGAACGCGCTGCGTGCATCGATCTCGAACGCGCTGCTATCCACGTTCCGCCCGGTATCCCGGAATCGGTCGAGGATACCACCTGTTTTTGCGTAGCTGACGGCGAGGGCAACGCGGTTTGTCAATTGCAGAGTATTCAATCTGGCTGGGGTTCAAGTCTTATTGCAGGAGATACGGGTATTCTTCTCAATAACCGCATGACGTACTGGCATCTGGAAAAAGATCATCCCAATTGTCTGATGCCCGGAAAGAGGGTTCGCCATACTATGAACCCCGTTATTGTCGCGAAAGACGGCAAGCCCGTTTTGATATGCGGTACGCCGGGCGCAGATACACAGGTACAGACGAATTTGCAACTGGTGACACATATTCTGGAATTTGGTATGACGCCTCAAGAGGCTGTTGAAGCCCCCCGCTGGCGTTCTCTGCAAAATCCTATGGAATCCACGGTTCCCCATACCTGCGAAGATGTGCTTCAACTCGAAAGCCGTTTTCCTACAATCGAGTGCGAAGCTCTGGCTCGGAAAGGTCACGACCTTCGCTACCTCTCAAATTGGGGTGGGCCGGGAAATGCTCAGGCTATTCAGTTCAATTCCGAGACCGGCACTCTGATGGGCGGTTCAGATCCCAGGCGAGATGGATATGCCATTGCTTTTTAA